A genomic window from Erythrobacter sp. BLCC-B19 includes:
- a CDS encoding ABC transporter transmembrane domain-containing protein, with protein sequence MHGEHPTRDLPDPSDASVIGPEAAAAVAASETAEPAPKARSLAPLRMVFGAALQYPREIALALIALVITSAATLAIPYRFKVIVDEAFTGNADPEQIGHAFQYLLMIVAILGLGTALRFYFVSWIGERVVADIRLRVQENLLRLSPGFYEVNSPKEISSRMTSDTAVIENVVGTTVSVALRNTLTAIGGIGFLVFLAPSLTLGLLIGIPLVIAPIVFFGRKIRSVSRSSQDRIADVGAYVTEVLSAMKIVQSFGQERREGERFASVVENTFETARRRILLRASMTTVVILLVFGGVVLVMWRGALAVAAGEISGGTIAAFVLTGGLVAGALGSLTEVYGDLLRGAGAASRLAELLEARPEIAPPARPERLPEPARGSLSFRNVTFRYPARPETAALKDFTLEIEPGETVAIVGPSGAGKSTIFQLVERFYDPQGGTIRLDGVPLTSADPAEIRSRIALVPQVGVLFSANARDNLRYGKWDASDEEIWQAARAANAESFLRALPQGLDTHLGEGGTQLSGGQQQRVAIARALLRDAPILLLDEATSALDAESEQLVQQALEGLMANRTTLVIAHRLATVRAADRIVVLDEGRIVEQGTHDALTKAGGLYARLARLQFADAA encoded by the coding sequence ATGCACGGCGAACATCCCACGCGCGACCTTCCCGACCCTTCCGACGCGTCCGTCATCGGGCCGGAGGCCGCTGCCGCCGTCGCTGCCTCCGAAACGGCAGAGCCTGCGCCCAAGGCGCGTTCGCTCGCGCCCTTGCGGATGGTGTTCGGCGCGGCGCTGCAATACCCGCGCGAAATCGCGCTGGCCCTGATCGCGCTGGTGATCACCTCGGCGGCGACGCTCGCGATCCCCTATCGGTTCAAGGTGATCGTCGATGAGGCCTTCACCGGCAATGCCGACCCGGAACAGATCGGCCATGCCTTCCAATACCTGCTGATGATCGTCGCGATCCTCGGCCTTGGCACGGCGCTGCGGTTCTATTTCGTCAGCTGGATCGGGGAACGGGTGGTCGCCGATATCCGCCTGCGCGTGCAGGAGAACCTGCTGCGCCTGTCGCCCGGCTTCTACGAGGTCAACAGCCCCAAGGAAATCTCCAGCCGCATGACCAGCGACACTGCGGTGATCGAGAATGTCGTCGGCACCACGGTTTCCGTCGCGCTGCGCAACACGCTGACGGCGATTGGCGGAATCGGGTTTCTGGTGTTCCTCGCGCCGTCGCTGACGCTGGGCCTGCTGATCGGCATTCCGCTGGTGATCGCCCCGATCGTGTTCTTCGGGCGCAAGATCCGCTCGGTCTCGCGCAGCAGCCAGGACCGGATCGCCGACGTGGGGGCCTATGTCACCGAAGTGCTTTCGGCGATGAAGATCGTGCAGAGCTTCGGGCAGGAGCGGCGCGAGGGCGAGCGGTTTGCGAGCGTCGTCGAGAATACCTTCGAAACCGCCCGCCGCCGCATTCTGCTGCGCGCGAGCATGACGACGGTGGTGATCCTGCTGGTGTTCGGCGGGGTGGTGCTGGTGATGTGGCGCGGCGCGCTGGCGGTGGCAGCGGGCGAGATCAGCGGCGGCACCATCGCGGCCTTCGTGCTGACTGGCGGGCTGGTCGCGGGCGCGCTGGGATCGCTGACGGAAGTCTATGGCGATCTGCTGCGCGGGGCTGGCGCGGCGAGCCGCCTGGCCGAACTGCTGGAGGCCCGCCCCGAAATTGCGCCCCCGGCCCGGCCTGAGCGCCTGCCCGAGCCTGCGCGCGGCAGCCTCAGCTTCCGCAATGTCACCTTCCGCTATCCCGCGCGGCCCGAGACGGCGGCCCTCAAGGACTTCACGCTCGAAATCGAGCCGGGGGAGACGGTCGCCATCGTCGGGCCTTCGGGCGCGGGGAAATCGACGATTTTCCAGCTGGTCGAGCGGTTCTATGATCCGCAGGGCGGGACGATCCGCCTCGATGGCGTGCCGCTGACCAGCGCCGACCCCGCCGAGATTCGTTCGCGCATCGCGCTGGTGCCGCAGGTCGGCGTGCTGTTCAGCGCCAATGCGCGCGACAACCTGCGTTATGGCAAGTGGGACGCGAGTGACGAGGAGATCTGGCAGGCCGCCCGCGCTGCCAATGCCGAAAGCTTCCTGCGCGCGCTGCCGCAGGGGCTCGACACCCATCTGGGCGAGGGCGGGACGCAGCTTTCGGGCGGGCAGCAGCAGCGCGTCGCCATCGCCCGCGCGCTGCTGCGCGATGCGCCGATCCTGCTGCTCGACGAAGCGACCAGCGCGCTGGATGCCGAAAGCGAGCAGCTGGTGCAGCAGGCATTGGAAGGGCTGATGGCGAACCGCACCACGCTGGTGATCGCCCACCGCCTCGCCACGGTGCGCGCGGCGGACCGGATCGTGGTGCTCGATGAAGGCCGGATCGTCGAACAGGGCACGCATGATGCGCTGACCAAGGCAGGCGGGCTCTATGCGCGGCTGGCAAGGCTGCAATTCGCCGACGCGGCGTAA